One Methanocaldococcus sp. genomic window carries:
- a CDS encoding DNA polymerase: MHDELIFEIREDIVDEVAEEFKKIMENIMKLNVPLKCSVNIGDSWGELK, from the coding sequence ATTCATGATGAGCTTATATTTGAGATAAGAGAAGATATTGTAGATGAGGTTGCAGAGGAATTTAAAAAGATTATGGAAAATATAATGAAGCTTAATGTTCCTCTAAAATGCTCTGTTAATATTGGAGACTCTTGGGGAGAGTTGAAGTAA